Part of the Tetragenococcus koreensis genome, CTTGAGGCATTTGCTATTGTTGGGCCAGGCCTTGCTAGTATTACGATGTTTATTGACCCACAAAACGCAATGAATATTGTATGGGCGTTTGCTACCTTGGGGATTTCTTTTGTGGCTGCTTTCATTTTTGCTATTATTTTGTATAAAGACGAGACAACTACAGAAGAGGAAAATAATGAAGTGATTAACGAAACAAAAGATGTGATATTAGAAAGTCCAGTTAAAGGTAGAGTTTTACCTTTAACAGAAGTGAAAGACGATGTATTTTCAAGTGGTTTAGTGGGGGACGGCATAGCTGTTGAACCCACGGAAGGAAAATTAACTGCGCCTGTGGCAGGAGAAGTTACGATGATTTTTGAAACGAACCACGCCTTAGGCTTAAAAACAGATAATGGCGCCGAATTGCTTTTGCACATTGGTGTTGATACTGTCAAAATGGACGGTGTTGGCTTTCAAGCATTTGTGAAACAAGGTGACCGCGTAGAACAAGGACAACAGCTAATTACTTTTGATATTGATAAAATAAAGAACGAAGGTTTTGAATCCACAGTAATTTGTGTAGTAACTAATAATAATTTTGAGGTAAAACCATCTATTGATCAAGGAAATGTATCATTCGAAGACCCTTTGTTAACGGTCAGTCAATTAGCATAAATAGATAAGGAGAGGATATAAATGAAGCAAACAAATCAATTTCCCAAAGGTTTTTTATAGGGTGGCGCGATTGCTGCCAACCAAGTAGAAGGTGCTTGGAATGCGGATGGCAAGGGTTTATCAGTGGCAGATGTTGATACCTATAAACCGAAAGCTTCCAATAAAGACTATAATGCACATGTAGCGACAGATTTAGCAACAATTCAAAAAGCGATCGAGGATCCAACAGATACCTGGTATCCCAAAAGAAGAGGAATTGACTTTTACCATCGTTATAAAGAAGATTTAGCATTATTTGCTGAGATGGGTTTTAAAACATTACGTGTTTCTATTGCTTGGTCTAGACTCTTTGCTACTGGAGAAGAATTGGAACCTAATCAAACTGGGGTCGAGTTTTATAAAAATTTATTTGCAGAAATGAAACGGTTGGAAATCGAACCGATTGTGACCCTTTCTCATTATGAAATGCCTTTAGCTTTAAGCGTCAAATACAACGGTTGGGTTGATCGCCAGATCATAGACTATTTTGTTCGTTTTGCCAATGTTTGTTTTGATGAGTTTGGGCAATATGTGAAGTACTGGTTGACATTCAATGAAATCGATAGTATTCATCGTCATCCTTTTAAAACAGCCGGTGTTATTGAAGAAAAATCTGCTCCTGGTGAAGAGGTACAAGATGTTTATCAAGCGTTGCATCATCAATTTGTTGCCAGTGCGCTAGTAACCAAAGCAGCACATGAAAAGATTCCAAACGTTATGGTTGGTTGTATGTTAACCAAATTAATGACATACCCATTAACTTGTGATCCGCAAGATGTGGAGCTTACTTTGAAAAAGAATTTGGAAAATAACTTCTATGCTGACGTTCAAGTTAAAGGAGAATATCCGAAAATGATTGAACGCCATTTGGAAAATGAAGGTATCCATATTGCGATGGAGTCAGATGATCGTCGCATTTTGAAAGAAAATACGGTTGACTTTATTACCTTTAGTTATTACATGTCAATGGCAGAATCTGGGAATCCACAAGCAGAACGTACACCGGGCAATACCGTACTGGGCGTGAAAAACCCACATTTGCCAGAAACCGATTGGGGTTGGCAAATCGATCCACAAGGATTAAAGATTTCATTGATTGATTTATACGATCGCTACCAATTGCCTTTAATGATTGTTGAAAATGGGATGGGCGCCATAGATACAATTAGTGCGGATGGTAAAATTCATGATGATTATCGAATGGATTATTTCCGTGCGCATTTTAAACAAATGAAAGAAGCAATTGATGAGGGCGTTGATTTGATTGGTTATACCAGTTGGGCGCCAATCGATCTAGTGAGTGCGGGAACTTCGCAAATGTCCAAGCGTTATGGATTTATTTATGTCGATGCTGATGATGAAGGCAATGGTAGTTATGATCGTATGAAAAAAGATTCATTTGGTTGGTATCAAAACGTTATTCGTACCAACGGCGCTGCACTGTTTGATGAATAGAACTAGGAGGAAGTTAAAGTGCTGACTATCAAGAAAGTACTAAATTCTAGTGTTGTGTTAGCTACCAAAGATGGAGCAGAAATGATTGTCCTAGGGAAAGGTATTGGTTTTGCTAGAAAAAAAGAGGAACAAATTGATGAAAATGATGTCGATAAGATATTTATTCCCTTAAATGAAAGCAAAAATGAATATATTCTAGAATTAATCGATGACATTCCCCTGGCCTTTTTTGAGCTGACCAAAAAAATTGTTTCGCTAGCAGAAGAAAATTTAAATACAAAATTGAATAATAACATTTTTCTTACCCTAACGGACCATCTTCATTTTGCTCTTGATCGTTATCAAAATGGCATTAATATCGCTAATCGTTTATATTGGGAAATAAAAAATTATTACCCCAAAGAGTATGCTGTTAGTACGCAAGCAGTAGAAATAATTAACCAATCCTTTGATATTAATTTGCCCCAAGAAGAAGCAGCCAATATCGCTTTTCATTTAATCAATGCTCAGTCAGAGAGTGAGTCGACAGATAGTTTAGAATCCGCCAAAATGATTGGTGGCATTGTGAATATGGTGAGGTATTCAATTCAGACTGAAGTTGATGAAGACTCGGTGCATTATCTGCGTTTTATTACTCATGTTAAATATTTTGTTGAACGATTTTACACAGGAAAATTAATGGATGATGAAGGTGGCAGTGCATTATATAAACAAATGTGGACGTTGTATCCTTCGGCCATGGAAATTGGTATCAAAGTACAAGACTATCTATATAAAATGTATGATAAAAAAATTTCGGAAGAAGAAGTCGTTTACTTGGGCGTTCATATTAATCGCTTAATGAATAAAAGTAGTTAGTACTGGCAAAATAGCAATCAATGTACGAATGTCGACTTTTAGTATCTAGAAAAAATAAATTGCAATCGTTATTCGGATGACTTTGATAAAGTGTATGAGAAGCTTCTTTTCGTAAGTTATTAGATTTGTTAATCCGCTAATTGAAACAATTCCTTAAAATTTCACGTAAAATATGGTGTAATAATAAAAACAATACATGGAGATGAACAATATGGATCATGTAGTACCAGTATCAGAATTGAGGTCGTATAACCAAATGTTAAGCGAAGTACAGGAAGGGCCACATGTCGTTTTGACGAAAAATGGGTATGCAAAATATGTTGTTACTGATTATGAAGAGTGGCAAAAAATGAAAGCAACGATCGATTTGTTCAGTGAACTGCAAAATGGCGTTCAATCGCATAAGGTTGAACCATCATTATCTCTTGATGAACTGAAATCGCATACAAAAGGTTCATGAAATGAACAGTAAAAAGTATAGGATTCATTTTTTTAAACTTTTAAAAAAGAATCGTCATAATTTCTCCATATTTTATAGGTACATTATAAATATCCCAACAAAACACCCTAAAAACACTTTTTCATTTTTACTCCTTTCCCGCTAGCTACTAGCTAGCGGGTCTTTTGTGCGCTCGGCATGGGCGATAACTTGGTGGTGAAAGTCCACTACAGGCTTGGCAGTAGGAACTGTTAGCCAAAAGCAAGGATGTCCATCGCGAGGTGGAATCTGAAGGAAGCTGGAGGCAAACACTCGCACTGACGAACAGGAACTTCATAAGAAGGCTGGATTGGGACGGATGAGCTTGCAAAACAAAGCAAAGTCCGATACTGCCCGAATCCTATCCAGTAAATGAAGCAGTGAGATGAGTGGAAGGTGATCGCGCCTTACCCGAGGAGGTCTATCGAGCGAATGCAATCAATCGTAGTAACAACGAATCGATAGAAGTCAGCCGAGGTCATAGTAGTATCTTACGATACGAAGGACTGAACAATAATAACTTTGAAGTAAACAAGGAGGTGGATGTGCTCACCAGGACCGCAGCCAATACCGTGGTAAAGACCGAGAGGTAGCTCACTCATGGAGGGATAAGCTGGAAGCAAAAGAGGAAATGAGGAGCGCGTAAGGGAGCACGACAATCAAATGAAGAACCAAAGTGGCTATCCATTAATGGACGAACTCGTAAGTTCGATGAATATTGATCGAGCCATCGAGAAAGTAAAGAAGAACAAAGGAGCACCAGGCATCGATGAGATGACCGTATTTGAAATCAAGGAACATCTAAACAAATACCGACAACCTTTTGTTCAAAAACTGAAAGAAGGGACTTATCGTCCTCAGCCCACCAAACGGGTAGAGATTGATAAGAAAGACGGCAAGAAACGAAAGTTGAGTATTCCTGTCGTACGAGACCGCGTGGTACAACAGATGATTTTACAAGTCATTACCCCTTTGATCGACCCGACCTTTTCTAAAAACAGTTATGGATTTAGACCTGGAAAGAATTGCCAACAGGCAATCGATCAAGCAGGAAAATATTATGAAGAAGGCTACAATGTGGTCGTGGATTGTGACTTAAAAAGTTATTTCGACACCATCAATCATCAGAAACTAATGCATCGTATGCAATGGTATATCGCTGATAAAGAAATCCTTCAATTAATCTGGAATTTTCTCAATGCGGGCGTACTAGACGGGGAAATTATCCGTTCTACACCTCAAGGAGCCCAACAGGGCAGCCCCTTATCTCCACTTTTAGCCAACGTCTATCTTGACCAACTAGATAAGGAACTCGAAAAGAGAGGGCATCGTTTTATCCGCTACGCCGACGATTTTATCGTGCTAGTACAAAGTGAACGAGCCGCCCAAAGGGTTCAAGAAAGTGTCACCCAGTTCCTGGAAGGAAAGTTACGACTCACGGTAAACCAAGAGAAGAGCCAAATTGTAAAGGCGCATCAATTGGAATACCTCGGATTCCGTCTGAGGAAAGATAAGGGAAAGTAAAGAGCCGGCCCACAGCGTCGGCCAAACAAAAGTTCAAGAGACAGTTAAAGAAACTGACCAATCGGAAAAGATCGGGAAGCCTAGACGAAATTATCTCATCGATCAATCAATATACGCAAGGTTGGATTAACTATTATAAGAAAGGGGAACTAAAGGCTTTCTTAGCGAAACAAATGACCCACTTACGTAGAAGATTGCGCGCCCTTATTTGGAAAAGATGGAAGAAAGTGTCAACAAAATATCGACAACTGAAAGCAAGAGGGGCTTCTCACAGAGAAGCCATGACTTATGCAAATAGTCGAAAATCGTATTGGCGTATTTCCGAGTCTAAACTACTCCACCGAATCTTTACGAAAGAAAAATTCAAACAATGGAAACTCAAGGATTTCAATGAAATCCTTGAGAAATAAGCTTAAATTATTGAACCGCCGTATACGGAACCGTACGTACGGTGGTGTGAGAGGACGATGAATGAAATAATCATTCATCTCCTACTCGATTCCTTTTTCCAACTGCAGCCTTTGCAGAAGAAATTGAGAATATACAAGCCCCCATTGGGTTTATGGCACTGTTATCGATTGTTCCGCTGATTGTTGTATTGGTTTTACTATTTATGAAAGTAGATATGGTTATTGCCGGTTTAGTCGGCGGTGTGATTGCAATGATTATCGGTGGGATTGGTCTAGCTGAGGCAAATGAGCAACTTTTAGAAGCGATCCCGACTATGTTAGGTATTACGGTCCCTATTATTAACTCGGCTATCGCAATGGCTGTTTTTAAATCAGGCGGCTATTCGGCAGCGCTAACTTTGGCTAAAAGAGGGACGAAAGGCAGAGTAGAGTGGGTCGCTGTTTTTATTGTGATTTTGCTGGCTGCTGCGACTTATATGTCAGGGATTGGTGGCGGTAGTGCCATGGTTATTGCGCCTTTAGCCTTTGCAGCTGTAGGTGTAGTTCCAGAATTGATTGCAGCCATGTCGCTAGCTGCTGCGGTTTCTTTTACAACTTCACCCGCATCTTTAGAGTCAAGTATCGTTTCGCAATTAGGAGAATTTGAAGTTGCTGATTATGTTTCTACAATGCGTCCTTACTGGCTGTTATTTGTGGTCATCGCGATGGTTTTAGCTTTTTGGGGAACCAAGCGTCGTAATATCGGTTTTAAAGAAGAAGAAAACGATGAATATGCAGAAATGAGTAATGGCAAGCTATGGAAATTTACTTTTCCAGCGATTTTTCTCCTATTTTCCGTTATTTTAGGGCCTTTAGTCAATGATCTGATTGGTTTCGAAATTTTCACTCCGATTGTTTATATGATCGTTACTTTATTTTTAATTTACTTATGTACTGATTTTTCATTAAATAAATCTGTGGATGCGATGGTTGACGGTTCAACTTACATTTTAACCCGATTATTCCAAGTGGGGATTTTCCTGGCGTTTATTAATGTGATTGCACAAACAGGAACATTTTCAGTTATCGCTGGACTGGCAAATACGGCCCCGAATGCTGTTGTGGTGCCCGTAGCTGTTCTGACAGGTATTTTAATTGGTGTGCCA contains:
- a CDS encoding group II intron maturase-specific domain-containing protein; protein product: MTNRKRSGSLDEIISSINQYTQGWINYYKKGELKAFLAKQMTHLRRRLRALIWKRWKKVSTKYRQLKARGASHREAMTYANSRKSYWRISESKLLHRIFTKEKFKQWKLKDFNEILEK
- a CDS encoding glycoside hydrolase family 1 protein; the protein is MAANQVEGAWNADGKGLSVADVDTYKPKASNKDYNAHVATDLATIQKAIEDPTDTWYPKRRGIDFYHRYKEDLALFAEMGFKTLRVSIAWSRLFATGEELEPNQTGVEFYKNLFAEMKRLEIEPIVTLSHYEMPLALSVKYNGWVDRQIIDYFVRFANVCFDEFGQYVKYWLTFNEIDSIHRHPFKTAGVIEEKSAPGEEVQDVYQALHHQFVASALVTKAAHEKIPNVMVGCMLTKLMTYPLTCDPQDVELTLKKNLENNFYADVQVKGEYPKMIERHLENEGIHIAMESDDRRILKENTVDFITFSYYMSMAESGNPQAERTPGNTVLGVKNPHLPETDWGWQIDPQGLKISLIDLYDRYQLPLMIVENGMGAIDTISADGKIHDDYRMDYFRAHFKQMKEAIDEGVDLIGYTSWAPIDLVSAGTSQMSKRYGFIYVDADDEGNGSYDRMKKDSFGWYQNVIRTNGAALFDE
- a CDS encoding PRD domain-containing protein — translated: MLTIKKVLNSSVVLATKDGAEMIVLGKGIGFARKKEEQIDENDVDKIFIPLNESKNEYILELIDDIPLAFFELTKKIVSLAEENLNTKLNNNIFLTLTDHLHFALDRYQNGINIANRLYWEIKNYYPKEYAVSTQAVEIINQSFDINLPQEEAANIAFHLINAQSESESTDSLESAKMIGGIVNMVRYSIQTEVDEDSVHYLRFITHVKYFVERFYTGKLMDDEGGSALYKQMWTLYPSAMEIGIKVQDYLYKMYDKKISEEEVVYLGVHINRLMNKSS
- the ltrA gene encoding group II intron reverse transcriptase/maturase; the protein is MKNQSGYPLMDELVSSMNIDRAIEKVKKNKGAPGIDEMTVFEIKEHLNKYRQPFVQKLKEGTYRPQPTKRVEIDKKDGKKRKLSIPVVRDRVVQQMILQVITPLIDPTFSKNSYGFRPGKNCQQAIDQAGKYYEEGYNVVVDCDLKSYFDTINHQKLMHRMQWYIADKEILQLIWNFLNAGVLDGEIIRSTPQGAQQGSPLSPLLANVYLDQLDKELEKRGHRFIRYADDFIVLVQSERAAQRVQESVTQFLEGKLRLTVNQEKSQIVKAHQLEYLGFRLRKDKGK
- a CDS encoding type II toxin-antitoxin system Phd/YefM family antitoxin, with the translated sequence MDHVVPVSELRSYNQMLSEVQEGPHVVLTKNGYAKYVVTDYEEWQKMKATIDLFSELQNGVQSHKVEPSLSLDELKSHTKGS
- a CDS encoding citrate transporter, whose product is MALLSIVPLIVVLVLLFMKVDMVIAGLVGGVIAMIIGGIGLAEANEQLLEAIPTMLGITVPIINSAIAMAVFKSGGYSAALTLAKRGTKGRVEWVAVFIVILLAAATYMSGIGGGSAMVIAPLAFAAVGVVPELIAAMSLAAAVSFTTSPASLESSIVSQLGEFEVADYVSTMRPYWLLFVVIAMVLAFWGTKRRNIGFKEEENDEYAEMSNGKLWKFTFPAIFLLFSVILGPLVNDLIGFEIFTPIVYMIVTLFLIYLCTDFSLNKSVDAMVDGSTYILTRLFQVGIFLAFINVIAQTGTFSVIAGLANTAPNAVVVPVAVLTGILIGVPAGAYVGSVLTLVLPVAVSLGFSPIALGFVTMGVGMGSQMSFVNITMQALSSGFQLPILEIVKGNVKWISTASVLLLIISFIFA